Below is a genomic region from Sorghum bicolor cultivar BTx623 chromosome 9, Sorghum_bicolor_NCBIv3, whole genome shotgun sequence.
CCCACTTGCCAATGACTCGTCCAGGTATGTTTTCTCGTACAGGCCAGTCGACGTCGTCGACGTCTTGCAAGTTGCCATGCAAGTTGCAACGGCAACGTACGGAGTTGGGCCGGATAGCTGTGCTGAGTTGCTGTGACACGGTTAACCATAGTGGTGTTGATGTAGTATAAGTGTCCTTAGCTAAACCGTGTTGCATGTGCGATGCAGCAATCCACGCCGCGAACAATGGCACCGGCAGTACTGTCGTCGTCGGGGCTGCTGCTTCTCTACCTTGCCGCCGTCGCGTCCGTCGCCGGCGTCCTCCAAGCTCGCGCACAGCCTGACAGCATTGGTTTCATCAGCATAGACTGTGGCCTGTCCGGGACGGCGAGCTACGTGGACGACACCACCAAGCTGTCGTACGTCCCGGATGCCGGGTTCATCGACGGCGACGCCGGGTCCAACCACAACATCTCGGCCGAGTACATGTCGCCGATGCTCTCGAAGCGCTACCACAACGTGCGCAGCTTCGCCGCCGGCGGCAGCGCGCGCAACTGCTACACGCTCCGCTCCATCGTGGCGGGGCTCAAGTACCTCCTCCGCGCCACCTTCAAGTACGGCAACTACGACGGGCTGCGCCGGCTGCCCGTCTTCGACCTCCACGTCGGCGTCAACTACTGGACGACGGTGAACATCACGGACGCCGACGCGGCCGTGATCGTCGAGGCCATCGTCCTCGTGCCGGACACCTCCGTGCAGGTGTGCCTCGTCGACACCGGCTCCGGGGCGCCCTTCATCTCCGGGCTCGACCTGCGGCCGCTCAAGAGCACGCTCTACCCGCAGGCGAACGCGACGCAGGGCCTGGTCCTCCTCGGCCGGCTCAACTTCGGGCCGACCGACGACACGGAGCTCGTCAGGTACCCCGACGACCCGCACGACAGGTTGTGGATACCCTGGGTGGACACGGCCACCTGGAACTCCGTGTCGACGGCGCAGAGGGTGCAGAACATCGACAACGACATGTTCGAGGCGCCGTCCAAGGTGATGCAGACGGCGGTGGCGCCGCGCAACGGGTCGAAGAGCATCGAGTTCAACTGGGACTCGGAGCCGACGCCCAAGGACCCGACGCCAGGGTACGTCGGCATCTTCCACTTCTCCGAGCTGCAGCTCCTGCCCGCCGGCGCCGTGCGGCAGTTCTACATCAACCTCAACGGCAAGCCGTGGTACCCCAAGGCTTTCACGCCGGAGTACCTCTACAGCGACGCCGTCTTCAACACCAACCCCTACAGGGGGATCGCCCGCTACAACATCTCCATCAACGCCACCGCCAACTCCACGCTGCCGCCGATCATCAACGCCGTCGAGGTGTTCTCCGTCATCTCCACCACCAACGTCCCCACGGACTCCCAGGacggtacgtacgtacgtacgagtGGACAGACATGTAGATAAGGACAGCAGATTAGTACTGTGATGGCAGTGTTGGGCGTGTTGCTGAAAGCTTATTTTCGTGGAATTTGTGACAGTATCTGCCATCACGGCGATCAAGGCCAAGTATCATGTGCAGAAGAATTGGATGGGTGACCCGTGCGTTCCCAAGACTCTTGCGTGGGATGGGTTGACGTGCAGCTATGCCATTTCAAGCCCTCCAAGAATCACTGGCTTGTAAGCACTGACGACTACTCACTACTCAGATTTGTACAGAGCACTAGCTGTGTTTAAACTGAGCCATACCGTCTGTTCTGCAGGAACCTATCCTTCAGTGGTCTTAGCGGCGACATATCATCTTCTTTTGCAAACCTGAAAGCCGTCCAAAACTTGTAAGTATAGAGCTTtctgatcttttttttttaatctcgCATTGGATATTTGAAAGAAAATAATGATGAGCAGGTGACATATCTTGTTCCACGTTCTTGCAGGGATCTGTCGCACAACAACTTGACAGGCTCAATTCCTGAATCCCTTTCGCAACTATCTTCACTGACAGTTCTGTAAGTCTGCGAACTTGTGCATTCTTCACCGATCCTTGGTAAGTTGGTATGTTTCAGAGATTTGACTCGCATGAATATTTTCTTTGGTATATATTTCAGAGATTTGACCAGCAACCAGCTCAATGGAACAATTCCCTCTGGACTTCTCCAAAGGATTCAAGATGGCTCCCTAAACCTAAAGTCGCTTCCTTACCCTCCAATACATATGGTTTTAACATCCATGAAATTTACTGCTTGACATTTcctgtttttgttttttaatcAAATCCTTTTGCCATCTGTTTATAGATATGGAAACAATCCAAGCCTTTGCTCCAATGGCAACTCGTGTCAGACAACGAAGCGGAAGAGCAAGCTAGCCATCTACATTGCCATCGCTGTAGTTCTGGTGGTTGTGGTATTAGTATCAGTGGTACTGCTGCTTTGCTTCATCCAGAAACAAAAAAAGCAAGGTGACACATCAGAACGCTCTAGCAATTTTCCCCATCCTGAACACGAAACCGATGCTTGCCGTGTCACTGCCACTCGATCAGGACCAGCGAAGAACGCCGTGAAGCCTCAGAACGAGACGCCACTGAGCCCTGCGCCAGCAGGCGACGCGTATTCGCAGAGCTCGCTGCAGCTCGAGAACCGACGGTTCACGTACAAGGAGCTGGAGATGATCACGAGCAACTTCCAGCGCGTGCTCGGCCGGGGAGGCTTCGGCTCCGTCTACGATGGCTTCTTGGAGGATGGCACGCAGGTGGCTGTCAAGCTGCGGTCTGATTCTTCCAATCAGGGCGTCAAGGAGTTCCTTGCAGAGGTAAAGTTTTCGTCTTCAGATGGGACTTCATGTTTTTGCACGAAAGTTGACTTGCTATGTATGATCACTACCTTATTCAGGCTCAGACCTTGACACGGATTCATCACAAGAATCTCGTGTCTATGATCGGTTACTGCAAGGATGGGGACTACATGGCACTTGTCTACGAGTACATGCCAGAAGGCACTCTACAAGAGCACATTGCAGGAAATGGTCGCAGCAGAGGATTCTTGAGCTGGAGACAGAGGCTCAGAATCGCTGTGGAGTCAGCCCAAGGTACGACCCATTTGTGAATTTCATTTTTTGCTGTCaattttctatcaaagttttgatTATGCTAGGGTAATAAAGAACACCGATGTGCACTCAGGGCTGGAGTATCTACACAAAGGGTGCAACCCGTCCCTCATTCACAGGGATGTGAAGGCTGCCAACATCCTACTCAACGCCAAACTGGAAGCCAAGATCGCCGATTTTGGCCTCACCAAGGCTTTCAATCTTGACAACAACACTCATGTATCTACGaatacacttgttggtacacccgGATACGTTGATCCAGAGTATGTCATATTTTGAGTCCTACCGTCCTACGTGGGCCTTTTACTGAAATCTCTTGagttttttctttcttggtttctgACGATGTTAATTCatgcaatacaaacatgcaggtaTCAGGCTACGATGCAGCCAACGACAAAGAGCGACGTCTACAGCTTCGGCGTCGTGCTGCTGGAGCTCATCACGGGGCGGCCGGCCGTCCTGCGCGACCCGGAGCCGACGAGCGTCATCCAGTGGGCGCGGCAGCGCCTGGCGCGGGGCAACATCGAGGGCGTCGTCGACCCGCGCATGCGCGGCGACCACGACGTCAACGGCGTGTGGAAGGCCGCGGACGTCGCGCTCAAGTGCACCGCGCAGGCCTCGGCGCACCGCCCCACCATGACCGACGTCGTGGCGCAGCTCCAGGAGTGCCTCCAGCTCGAGGAggctcgcgccgccgccgccgccggcgacgtgAACGGCGGCGGCTACTACaccggcggcagcagcagcagcgccggCGGCCCATACTCCGGTTACAATGCGTACGGCGCCGGTGAGGGTGGCCTGTCCACTGACGTGAGCCAGAGCAGCACCGGGTTTGAGGTGGAGCACAATTTTGGGAGGGTGCCGACGATGCCCACGGGTCCTGCCGCGCGGTAGAGGCTTCGTTGCCCGTCTGCTCGTCCAAGCCGCTGTCTTGTACGTACGTATTTTGTTTTTTTGCTTCACGAAATCATCGCGAGCTTTTTAAGGACTTCGTCAAGTATCGTAAACGCGTGTGTACAAATGTTCAGACATTTGAAGTTTGTTCAgttgcctttttttttcttcggcATCgatgtact
It encodes:
- the LOC8084431 gene encoding putative leucine-rich repeat receptor-like protein kinase At2g19210; amino-acid sequence: MQQSTPRTMAPAVLSSSGLLLLYLAAVASVAGVLQARAQPDSIGFISIDCGLSGTASYVDDTTKLSYVPDAGFIDGDAGSNHNISAEYMSPMLSKRYHNVRSFAAGGSARNCYTLRSIVAGLKYLLRATFKYGNYDGLRRLPVFDLHVGVNYWTTVNITDADAAVIVEAIVLVPDTSVQVCLVDTGSGAPFISGLDLRPLKSTLYPQANATQGLVLLGRLNFGPTDDTELVRYPDDPHDRLWIPWVDTATWNSVSTAQRVQNIDNDMFEAPSKVMQTAVAPRNGSKSIEFNWDSEPTPKDPTPGYVGIFHFSELQLLPAGAVRQFYINLNGKPWYPKAFTPEYLYSDAVFNTNPYRGIARYNISINATANSTLPPIINAVEVFSVISTTNVPTDSQDVSAITAIKAKYHVQKNWMGDPCVPKTLAWDGLTCSYAISSPPRITGLNLSFSGLSGDISSSFANLKAVQNLDLSHNNLTGSIPESLSQLSSLTVLDLTSNQLNGTIPSGLLQRIQDGSLNLKYGNNPSLCSNGNSCQTTKRKSKLAIYIAIAVVLVVVVLVSVVLLLCFIQKQKKQGPAKNAVKPQNETPLSPAPAGDAYSQSSLQLENRRFTYKELEMITSNFQRVLGRGGFGSVYDGFLEDGTQVAVKLRSDSSNQGVKEFLAEAQTLTRIHHKNLVSMIGYCKDGDYMALVYEYMPEGTLQEHIAGNGRSRGFLSWRQRLRIAVESAQGLEYLHKGCNPSLIHRDVKAANILLNAKLEAKIADFGLTKAFNLDNNTHVSTNTLVGTPGYVDPEYQATMQPTTKSDVYSFGVVLLELITGRPAVLRDPEPTSVIQWARQRLARGNIEGVVDPRMRGDHDVNGVWKAADVALKCTAQASAHRPTMTDVVAQLQECLQLEEARAAAAAGDVNGGGYYTGGSSSSAGGPYSGYNAYGAGEGGLSTDVSQSSTGFEVEHNFGRVPTMPTGPAAR